The proteins below come from a single Nocardioides eburneiflavus genomic window:
- a CDS encoding Flp family type IVb pilin, producing MLEKFVAFQLFMLADREEKGATAVEYGLMVALIAAIIVATVALLGQAILGAFQTVLAEVN from the coding sequence ATGCTCGAGAAGTTCGTTGCCTTCCAGCTCTTCATGCTCGCCGACCGCGAGGAGAAGGGCGCCACCGCCGTCGAGTACGGCCTGATGGTCGCGCTGATCGCCGCCATCATCGTCGCCACCGTCGCGCTTCTCGGCCAGGCGATCCTGGGCGCGTTCCAGACCGTCCTCGCCGAGGTCAACTGA
- a CDS encoding type II secretion system F family protein, giving the protein MMSPMLMLGAGLLFLAGTLALSLIGVATSERRGVARSVAAINALDAAPDVIKEELERPFSERVLAPLGDRFVGIGRKVAGADTAKKIQHRLDIAGNPAGWDVNRILGLKVLGLGVFGVLGFLYISATDWPIVRVVLATVALGAFGYLLPNILLYNAGQKREALMRRSLPDALDLLTVSVEAGLGFDSAVGRVARNTEGPLAQEFGRLLQEMQIGVGRVQAMRSMAERSSLDDLRSFCTSMVQADSLGIPIGRVLRVQSQEMRTKRRQRAEEKAQQVPVKIMVPLVLFILPCLFIIVMGPAAIGMMEAFGS; this is encoded by the coding sequence ATGATGTCTCCGATGCTGATGCTCGGCGCCGGGTTGCTGTTCCTCGCCGGAACGCTCGCTCTCTCCCTGATCGGCGTGGCGACGTCCGAGCGCCGCGGTGTCGCGCGCTCCGTTGCAGCCATCAACGCCCTCGACGCAGCGCCCGACGTCATCAAGGAGGAGCTCGAGCGGCCCTTCAGCGAGCGGGTGCTCGCGCCCCTCGGCGATCGCTTCGTGGGCATAGGTCGCAAGGTGGCGGGCGCCGACACTGCGAAGAAGATCCAGCACCGACTCGACATCGCCGGCAATCCCGCGGGATGGGACGTCAACCGCATCCTCGGGCTGAAGGTGCTCGGGCTGGGCGTCTTCGGCGTGCTCGGCTTCCTCTACATCTCGGCGACCGATTGGCCCATCGTCCGCGTGGTCCTCGCAACGGTCGCGCTCGGCGCGTTCGGCTACCTCCTGCCCAACATCCTGCTCTACAACGCCGGCCAGAAGCGCGAGGCGCTGATGCGCAGGTCCCTCCCCGACGCGCTCGACCTGCTCACTGTCTCTGTCGAGGCCGGACTCGGCTTCGACTCAGCCGTCGGACGCGTCGCCCGCAACACCGAAGGCCCCCTCGCACAGGAGTTCGGCCGTCTGCTCCAGGAGATGCAGATCGGCGTCGGCCGAGTCCAAGCCATGCGCAGCATGGCCGAACGGTCCTCCCTGGACGACCTTCGGTCCTTCTGCACGTCGATGGTGCAGGCGGACAGTCTCGGCATCCCCATCGGCCGGGTGCTGCGCGTCCAGAGCCAGGAGATGCGCACCAAGCGCCGCCAGCGAGCCGAGGAGAAGGCCCAGCAGGTGCCGGTGAAGATCATGGTGCCGCTCGTCCTGTTCATCCTGCCGTGCCTGTTCATCATCGTCATGGGCCCTGCGGCCATCGGGATGATGGAAGCCTTCGGCAGCTAG
- a CDS encoding response regulator transcription factor: MGTTVLLVDDHELIRQGLARAFERDADMTVVGQAGSVADGVAAWQALTPDVVVTDLQLPDGHGLEIVRAVRTLSDSTGLVVLTMHAGDDQIFAAMEAGASAFVGKDSKATEVVSAAKHAAVAPRTFLCAGLSGAMMRRATNPAPPKLSGREEEVLALLADGLGTGEIAGRLYMSESTAKTHITHIYQKLGAANRAQALVTAMRLGMLDHASPQRF; encoded by the coding sequence ATGGGCACCACCGTGCTACTGGTTGATGACCACGAGCTGATCCGCCAGGGACTCGCCCGGGCGTTCGAGCGAGACGCCGACATGACCGTGGTGGGTCAGGCTGGTTCCGTGGCTGACGGCGTTGCCGCGTGGCAAGCGCTCACCCCGGACGTCGTGGTCACCGACCTCCAGCTGCCCGACGGGCACGGCCTCGAGATCGTCCGGGCAGTGCGGACGCTGTCCGACTCCACTGGATTGGTCGTGCTGACGATGCACGCGGGTGACGACCAGATCTTCGCAGCGATGGAGGCCGGCGCCTCGGCCTTCGTGGGCAAGGACAGCAAGGCGACCGAGGTCGTCAGTGCAGCCAAGCACGCCGCTGTTGCACCCCGCACGTTCCTCTGTGCGGGACTCAGCGGGGCGATGATGCGCCGCGCGACCAACCCCGCACCGCCCAAGCTCTCCGGACGTGAGGAGGAGGTCCTGGCCCTCCTCGCAGACGGACTGGGCACGGGCGAGATCGCTGGCCGCCTCTACATGAGCGAGTCGACGGCCAAGACCCACATCACCCACATCTACCAGAAGCTCGGTGCAGCCAACCGGGCGCAAGCGCTCGTCACCGCCATGCGACTCGGCATGCTCGACCACGCTTCCCCTCAGCGTTTCTGA
- a CDS encoding sensor histidine kinase — MGEVFPLLLVLAIAAAASSLLELSSRNRLTHWHSVAEAVAVTIVIVGTSSTASPVAYLAVPPVVAGIRHGLVTTLNVTLLSALTAAATFALEPDGDALEGAAACAPWLAIGLGVGLLASWQSRSTRDLAARQAPYAAAHHLMARIHQLATSGTLGLDSASLATELEDAMRRATGGARSTVFVVEPDTTLRALNPGADVERLAREIELPDSERTPGAAVIPLRGARQVLGYCVVVGVPRWTDELDARAREVADDFAVRLDTAVLFDDVRALATSEERNRIAREMHDGVAQEIVAMGYIVDEIESISDHDQTRELASALRDEITRLVSEIRFSIFDLRHEVIDGRVSSSLADYARAVSLASGLRVHLSLAESGPPLSPRTATEVLRVAQEAIGNVRKHANAENLWLTFESDGTSLQLDVEDDGVGNAGPREHHWGLQTMRERAEGVGARLEIGPRRDGGTVVSLRSPATTTREGGTAHGHHRATG; from the coding sequence GTGGGAGAGGTCTTTCCGCTCCTGCTGGTGCTCGCGATCGCGGCAGCGGCCTCCTCCCTGCTGGAGCTGTCGAGCCGGAACAGGCTCACCCACTGGCACTCCGTGGCCGAGGCCGTCGCCGTCACCATCGTCATCGTCGGCACGTCCTCGACCGCGAGCCCCGTGGCCTATCTCGCCGTTCCGCCCGTGGTGGCCGGCATTCGGCACGGTCTGGTCACCACCCTCAACGTCACCCTGCTGTCCGCCCTGACCGCCGCCGCCACCTTCGCGCTCGAGCCCGACGGGGACGCCCTGGAGGGTGCCGCGGCGTGCGCACCGTGGCTGGCGATCGGCTTGGGGGTCGGGCTGCTGGCGAGCTGGCAGTCTCGTTCCACCCGCGATCTCGCCGCGCGCCAAGCGCCGTACGCGGCCGCCCACCACCTGATGGCGCGCATCCACCAGCTGGCGACGTCGGGGACCCTGGGGCTGGACAGTGCCTCCCTCGCCACCGAGCTCGAGGACGCCATGCGACGCGCGACGGGTGGCGCCCGCTCGACCGTCTTCGTCGTCGAGCCGGACACGACGCTGCGCGCGCTGAACCCCGGTGCCGACGTCGAGCGTCTGGCACGGGAGATCGAGCTGCCCGACTCCGAACGAACCCCCGGCGCGGCGGTCATCCCGCTCCGCGGTGCACGGCAGGTGCTCGGCTACTGCGTGGTGGTCGGCGTGCCCCGATGGACCGATGAGCTCGACGCCCGGGCCCGCGAGGTGGCGGACGACTTCGCCGTACGACTCGACACCGCGGTGCTCTTCGACGACGTCCGGGCGCTGGCCACGTCCGAGGAGCGGAACCGGATCGCGCGCGAGATGCACGACGGTGTCGCACAGGAGATCGTCGCGATGGGTTACATCGTGGACGAGATCGAGTCGATCAGCGACCACGACCAGACACGGGAGCTGGCGTCCGCGCTCCGGGACGAGATCACCCGGCTGGTGTCCGAGATCAGGTTCTCCATCTTCGACCTCCGACACGAGGTCATCGACGGTCGCGTCTCGAGCTCCCTCGCCGACTACGCACGTGCGGTCAGCCTCGCAAGTGGCCTGCGGGTGCACCTGAGCCTGGCTGAGTCCGGTCCACCCCTCTCACCGCGCACTGCGACAGAGGTGCTGCGGGTCGCCCAGGAGGCGATCGGCAACGTCAGGAAGCACGCAAACGCCGAGAACCTGTGGCTCACCTTCGAGTCGGACGGGACATCGCTGCAGCTCGATGTCGAGGACGACGGAGTCGGCAACGCCGGCCCTCGCGAGCACCACTGGGGACTGCAGACCATGCGTGAACGGGCCGAGGGCGTCGGCGCCCGGCTCGAGATCGGTCCACGACGAGATGGCGGCACAGTCGTCAGCCTGCGGTCCCCTGCGACCACCACCCGAGAAGGAGGCACCGCCCATGGGCACCACCGTGCTACTGGTTGA
- a CDS encoding type II secretion system F family protein — protein sequence MSTLVGRIAAGAAAGVALLLATPLPSHAADEITIDHVAVTEGTVDLLLSVDRLPGGPDVDADAVEVAVEGRAVASTVKAVAAGDIDRSTMLVLDASNSMQRGGKFDAARAAVDAYLSAAPEDVRIGLVAFAGKVSTTIDPTTDHAAVEDALAGISLKRGTSVYDGIDAGMAALGTDGSRSILVLSDGADTGSTTTLEVLSRQAADAGVVIDVVSLASADRAAELAGLADATQGAVIPADPAALATVFSQQADALSQQLLITFEPPADVTADATVDVSVTSQGETYNDSALMTLPDNGTQLDVVESGEALISRPVMLMGALALALGLGGILVTVLVGATDGRSSTERRLDNYFGEDGKSGGHRGSAARTDIKGSAVAVADKVVTADLETRISQRLTGAGSALTAAEWLLLHAGVAVGGAVVGFLMGGGALAVLGLVLGAVLPWIYLRFRHKRRLNKFNANLAQSLGLMAGGLQAGLSLPQAVDTVVREGNEPIAGEFKRALIEQRLGIDITDAMEGIGQRMESQDFTWVVMAIRIQREVGGNLAEILHTVSDTLREREYLRRQVKALSAEGRMSAWILGALPVGMFGYMLMANRKYVEPLYTTGIGWAMLAAATVLLSVGSFFMAKLAKVEV from the coding sequence CGACCACGTCGCAGTCACCGAGGGCACCGTCGACCTCCTGCTCTCGGTCGACCGCCTCCCTGGTGGACCCGACGTCGACGCAGACGCAGTCGAGGTGGCCGTGGAGGGACGGGCCGTGGCCTCGACTGTGAAGGCCGTGGCAGCCGGCGACATCGATCGCTCGACGATGCTCGTGCTCGACGCGAGCAACAGCATGCAGCGCGGCGGCAAGTTCGACGCCGCCCGAGCCGCGGTAGACGCGTACCTCTCAGCGGCTCCGGAGGACGTGCGCATCGGCCTGGTGGCGTTCGCCGGCAAGGTGTCCACCACCATCGACCCGACCACCGACCATGCAGCGGTCGAGGACGCCCTCGCCGGGATCAGCCTCAAGCGCGGAACCAGCGTCTACGACGGCATCGACGCCGGAATGGCGGCGCTGGGCACGGACGGGTCCCGGTCCATCCTGGTGCTCTCCGACGGTGCCGACACCGGCAGCACGACCACGCTGGAGGTCCTGTCCCGCCAGGCCGCCGACGCCGGTGTGGTGATCGACGTCGTCTCACTCGCCTCAGCCGACCGCGCTGCCGAGCTCGCGGGGCTCGCGGACGCGACCCAGGGCGCGGTCATCCCAGCCGACCCGGCAGCTCTCGCCACGGTCTTCTCCCAGCAGGCCGACGCGCTCTCGCAGCAGCTGCTGATCACGTTCGAGCCGCCTGCGGACGTCACCGCGGACGCCACGGTCGACGTCTCGGTGACCTCGCAGGGTGAGACCTACAACGACTCGGCGCTGATGACGCTCCCCGACAACGGGACGCAGCTCGACGTCGTCGAGTCCGGCGAGGCCCTCATCAGCCGGCCTGTCATGCTCATGGGCGCCCTCGCCCTCGCGCTGGGCCTGGGCGGCATCCTGGTCACGGTCCTGGTCGGCGCGACCGACGGGCGGTCCAGCACCGAGCGGCGCCTCGACAACTACTTCGGCGAGGACGGCAAGTCGGGAGGGCACCGCGGCTCAGCTGCCAGGACCGACATCAAGGGGTCCGCTGTCGCGGTCGCGGACAAGGTGGTGACCGCCGACCTCGAGACGCGCATCTCACAGCGACTGACCGGCGCCGGCTCTGCGCTCACCGCTGCCGAGTGGTTGCTGCTCCACGCCGGAGTCGCCGTCGGAGGTGCGGTCGTCGGCTTCCTGATGGGCGGCGGCGCACTGGCCGTGCTCGGGCTGGTCCTCGGAGCCGTCCTGCCGTGGATCTACCTGAGGTTCCGCCACAAGAGGCGGCTCAACAAGTTCAACGCCAACCTCGCCCAGTCCCTGGGGCTCATGGCAGGCGGCCTCCAGGCGGGACTCTCGCTGCCGCAGGCCGTTGACACCGTGGTGCGCGAGGGGAACGAGCCCATCGCCGGCGAGTTCAAGCGCGCCCTCATCGAGCAGCGCCTGGGCATCGACATCACGGACGCGATGGAGGGCATCGGTCAACGGATGGAGAGCCAGGACTTCACGTGGGTCGTCATGGCCATCCGCATCCAGCGCGAGGTCGGCGGCAACCTCGCGGAGATCCTGCACACCGTGTCCGACACGCTGCGTGAGCGCGAGTACCTGCGCCGCCAGGTCAAGGCACTCAGTGCGGAGGGACGCATGTCGGCCTGGATCCTCGGCGCCCTTCCGGTGGGCATGTTCGGCTACATGCTCATGGCCAACCGCAAGTACGTGGAGCCGCTCTACACGACGGGGATCGGATGGGCCATGCTTGCAGCGGCAACGGTTCTGCTGAGCGTAGGGAGCTTCTTCATGGCAAAGCTGGCCAAGGTGGAGGTCTGA